The genomic segment TATGCTCGAATTCTCCTGACTCCAACGGTGATTCAAAGAGATCACGAGCACGAAAAAAGTGTGTTTTTTGCTTAACCCAGCTGGATGGAAAGGGTATAACGTCCACCAGTTCATAGCTCCCAGAATCCAATCCTGTCTCCTCGCGTAGTTCGCGTCTAGCTGCTTCAACTGGTGCTTCGTCGAGTTGAATGCCACCGTAAGGAATTCTCCAAACCGTACTGGCTATTGCACTACGAAATTCCTTCGTCAGTATAATTTGGTGCTCATCGTTGAATGCGATTATCCCAACCGCATCTCTCTTTGAGACATACCACCTCTCTTCAACAACCCCGTTCGGCAATCTCACTTCTGCCCGCTCAACATTGAATCGTGGACATTCATACAGTATGTCCAAACTGAGAACAGTTTCCATCTTCGTGTTTACCTCCGGCATCTTGGGCTACAGCCGACCAAGGTATAGAGCGGGACTGAAAAGTGATCGTCAATGCATTAGTCGGCCGTGCGGCTGCGCTCGCCAACCCGCTGGGCTGGAGGTGGGCCGGCGGATGCGCCCCGAGCTTCTCATGACTCGATTCCAAGGAACTGCGCACAATACACGGCGCCCGTGGACCACCCACGGGCAACATGG from the bacterium genome contains:
- a CDS encoding NUDIX hydrolase, with amino-acid sequence METVLSLDILYECPRFNVERAEVRLPNGVVEERWYVSKRDAVGIIAFNDEHQIILTKEFRSAIASTVWRIPYGGIQLDEAPVEAARRELREETGLDSGSYELVDVIPFPSSWVKQKTHFFRARDLFESPLESGEFEHIELVPCGVEETLRLIAEAQLRTDIAQAVLKAIDISSFRE